The following is a genomic window from Plasmodium berghei ANKA genome assembly, chromosome: 9.
GTTACTTTAAGAGAAATAATTAGAGATTTAATAGAATATTCAGAATATGATAAAgctaaattaattttaaataaaataaaatcagaaaataatttaaaagttAATGATGATGACAtatctattttattatataaactATATTCTTCAATtgaatatatagatattgttgttgaaaaatatattaactgctccgaaattttattaaaagaagaaaatatgcAATCAAAAGTTATGAACAAGTCATTAAAATTACTGGctaaagaaaattattttcttgaaaaatcaaaagatattcaaaaaaatattaacaattcaaaagaaaaagaagaaaaaaaaaaaattcaaacattattttttggaaaTAATCAAGAAACTGAAGATGAGATAGAACAAAGTGATGATAAAGATTTATTCTTTGACTGCGATGATGACGATTCTTATAACGGTGAAGAAAATGGCATTATAAACACGTATATGCAAACAACTATTTGTAAACacgataataataataataatagtaatagtagtagtaataatagtaataatgatagtaataatgataatggtaatagtaataataatagtaataatgataatgatataGCTGATAGCAGCGTTAATTTAGAAAACAcaaatatggaaaaaatagcTATTGAAGACAACCAAATTTATGAAAACATTAAAAACCACAAAGAAAATGGGgataatgaagaaaaaaaagaaacaatATGTTATGGTAACAGAAAATCGATTAACAGGATAGAAATCGAAAAAGAAATACCAATTCAACACGATAAtgacaaaaataaacaatttgaagcaaaaaataaagataaattGATATCAAAAATTGAAGAATGTTATTCAATCGATAAATGtgaaaataacaaaatgaaaaattgtATGAGTAGTAGTGATGGTGAAAGTGACGATACAAATATgctaataaatatgtgcaatcgaaaaaataaaaaatcgcTAAATTTTAGGAATATAGACATATATACAGATAAAAGTATTAAGAGAAGAATAAAATTACCTAGCCCAAGAacagatataaaaataagtatgTGGTCTTTATTAAAAGATTGTATTGGAAAAGATTTATCACGTATTGGTATGccaatttatttaaatgaacCTTCTTCATTTCTTCAAAGATTAGCTGAAgattttcaatatatatatttattaaaacatgCATCTAATCAAATAGAAAGTACTAGTAGATTAGCGTTTGTAGCAGCATTTACAATATCTCCATATGCTTCAGTAATAGGCCGAACATTTAAACCCTTTAATCCATTATTAGGAGAAACATATGAATTAACACACagaaatttttattttttatctgaGCAAGTTGTTCATCACCCTCCTATTACTGCATATCATTGTCATAACGAGTATATGGAAAATTTTGCTAGTATTATAGTAAATGTACAGATATTGGGAAAATCTGTTGAAGTGATTACACCTGGATATAGTCATCTTTTATTAAgattcaaaaaaaacaatttggGTTCAACTTCAGATGTAGCTACTACTAAATCTTCTAGTTTAactgataataaaattatagacAAAACTAgtggaaaaaaaacaaaccaacatattaatattgataaaaaaaataataattattattatgaaaataaacaaatagaCTCGAAAACAATTAGGAAAAAGGAATCgtcaaataatttatttcctGTAGATATCGAAGAAaatcaaaatgaaaacacATTCAATTTCAACATtcataataacaataaagaGGTGGcaaaggaaaaaaatgagaaaattgaaaaatatgaaaccGAGCATTACACTTATCAACGAGCTAATATGattattcataatataatatttggGAAAATATGGGTAGAATTGtatggaaatatattaataagaAATCATAACAATGGTGATTTTTCTATTGTTagttatttaaaaaaaggatggtttgataatgaaatacataaaataagaGGAATAGTATGTGATCgatttaaaaatgtgatattttttatttatggaAAATGGTCacaagaaatatatattgcttatgtaaaaaatttaaaaaaagaaaattatgatacatgtttttttaatgaagaTGGAACAGAAAATTcacattattttaatagaaataatttaaatgaatttattaaCAACTTTGATTGGAAATTTTATgaagataatataaataatttaaatgctATATGTGTTTGGAAAGCACAAGAAAAACCAAAAAACAATGAACTTTATTATGgttttaataatatgactatggaattaaatgaaatttCACCTGAATATGACAGGTCAAAAGGAGCCTCTATAGCATGCACTGATAGCCGATTTAGACCTGACCAAagaaattatgaaaatggaaatattgAAATTGCTATGAATGAAAAACATCGATTGGAAAATAAACAACGAataaatgcaaaaaaatttacaaaaaataatccaTATAAACCTAAATGGTTTACCAAAAATAAAGATCCTATTTATAAGGACAAGGAAATATATCTATTTAATAACACATATTGGGAAACTAAGAAAAATCGAAAATTTCCCGATACACCCGATATATTCTAGATATCACCATTGacacatatatttgttcataaatttatatccatatattattacacaTGCATGTGAGAAggaaagtatatatatgttaccTTTAAACTTTATTCCTTTTGCATTCTCACAATTTGCACGCTACATATACAATTGGGATTTGTTTGATATAAATTCCTgacattttattatacaatGATAAAAgacataatttattattttttccaagATATCGAAAAGTATTAAAAATAGACGGGCGTATTATGTGAGCCAGCTTAAGCTTTTATGGCTAGCTAACAtgttttgtaaatataataaaaaaataaaataaataaatgaataaacaagtgaacaaataataatgggaaataaaaataccaAATAGACAAAACCCTTGAATTAATCAACAATAAACATGCAACGACATATTTAttcttatataaatttgttataaatacatatttaatcaacgcattattttaatatatttatatatattaatttttttttaagaaatgctttataataattttttaagtatatcatttttattattggcATTTTTACAACCATAATAATGCGAATATTTgtgatatttttacataaatatgtatgtttcaaaaaaaaaaatatatatataataaaataatataatttataattttttttatataatttaattccCTTGTGGAAAATTAAgacttcattttttattatacgcttattctttttttttgtctattTAGCTGaatgaaatttttttgtaaaccataaaaaaatatattgttatatgATGTTgtatttaaagaaaatacgcaaaaataatatatatggcatttaatttgtattgtataatttttttaataaatgtatatatatatatatatatatatattaaaaatcaAACAAATAGAATGTCCTTATATTTGTATcttcatattattaaataagatataaattaaaaatttttttaatttaaaaaaaatggagaaagaaaaaagtgaaaactatattttatttgaagGAGAAAATGAGtataattcatataaaaaaaaagacacAATTTGTAATGTTTATCTTATACTTGTATATATGTGCCCATGTTACTTCGGTCtacataatttatattatagtattttcttaaatttttcaatGTAGAATAAAGTATGATCGTTTTGGATATGATGGTTTTGACGAAAGAGTACCAGACATAACTTCGTCATATATTCAAGCGCACAACAATTTAAGTGGAAATGGACAAATGAAGAAGCTGGCTCTAGGCAACAATATTGGCTTTAATCAAAATACTTtggtaataaaaaatacatatatatattctattTCATGCAATAAATTTTGAGTTTTTAGTTTATGTGTTTGTTTCcgtttttatttcttcttatattgtcattttcattttttaaaatacagaaaaaaataccaAAATCGGGGCAGCATTATCTTGACTCAGTAAGCGCAAtgcataataatttttgtattatttggggtttcattattagtatcatttataatatattttttttattctttatatcagaaaaatgaaaatgggAAATTGAGTGCTTCTATTCACCAACTACAAAGcgatttaaatattattaaacaagttcgaaaaaaaaaaaaaattataaccATGCTCGTATATGTACATACTTATTTTTAAGCATATCAAaccataaataatattatcaatattaataaaatatgtatattttaatatcactaaactttttttattttattaatttttatagcACAACATGAAATGTCATTTAAATGACGAAGATAACGAAAGACGCAATAAAATTCCTATGCTTTGGATTTACaattataaaacaatttattCTACATAAAAAGATTaaagaataatataaatataaatacaaatataagaatgattcaaataataacacATTTATTCATATCGTATTGTTTctgtttttttgttttttcataatatttatagagAGTATTCAAATGACATAAGGGTCAATACAAATATGAactttataaataatatgatataaaaaaagttgaAGAAATTACCAAATGAACTTAACTAATCATCATTGTGAATACGAGTTTACACTACTTATActgttttgttttatatcattaatttattgtattttaattttttgttactatgcaattatatatactcataataattttttgtagaccctttcaaaatatacacctttttaatttttacgcattatttttatttttatgtttaattatttattataattttataaaatagggagtatttattaaaatagaAGGGGTTGTATTACCCTTTTTTTAAACCCGTGAGACAAGCTTTATTTAACTAGAATGTTTAGGAAAGCATataaaagttttttttattttattttattttgttttatttattttactttattttgcattattttctctttttctcttttataaataatacacCTACGCACACATATGCACATTTTGaaataacaatttaaatTGACAATACATAAAGTAATAATCAAacaaaatgtaaaaaatcTAAATTATTAGACTAATACAGCTGTGTAacttatgcatatatttggTGACTTGTAAAGCATTTGTTCTTTTAACGCTATATTTCTACATGACCAGTAAGAATATAGCAATAAAAAGTggaacaataataaaataaaaatatagttttaAGCTATATAGCTAATAATggtgattttttttagtgaTATCGcatgttaataatattatttcttgttcataaaatatttacacaTTTCCATACATGCAAAGTATGTAAGACATTTTTTAACCTAAAGTGTGTGCAGTATagagaaaataattcatttagtgaaaatataatttataccAGAAATactcaaaaaaatgaattccTAAAAATAGTtctatataaaagaaaaaaattgtttatatttattatttaataatcattaatttttccttgaacattattattttttctgtCTTATATAAATACCTATGATATgcttattattatatgcaaGAATATATCTGCATACATACATTATATGTGTGCGTATATTGTTATAAATCTGTctgttaatatttttaaaaccaAAACCTGtcttattcatttttttttactctTATAAAAGCTACCTACTATATaaagataaatatttttttcattttttttgtaacaAGCTAAAATGTGtgtgtgttttttttcttttttcttccaaattgtttaattattttaatgtaTATCAATTGTTAatcattaataaatatttatttatgaatttatatttttcttaggatttattttgttacaattttttttcctacattaaaattgtattttgCAAAGCTTGTAGTTGAATTTATtactaatataaattatttatttaaaaaacgagaatatatatatatacacatgcCAATTGTTgatatatcattttattcttagttttgtttttttatcgcccgtattttttttatatttatatgtaaataaagatataataataaattatattgttatttttcaaattgcAGGATTATTTTCTCGCGTTTTTTCATTCTTATGcaattgttatttttgtgattttccttttcatttatttctatacaaatatataataaatatggacggttcatataatataggAAATACTCTAAATTCTTCTAGACTTATGGAAGATCCTCAATACAATATAAATGCAAAAAATTTTGGATACAACAGCATGAATGCCaattatttaatgaatGGAACAGGATTGGAAAATgggtataataataatgagtATGTTATGGATGgagataaatataaagcAGATGTAATGGATCAATACAAATTAGAGCAATCCTTAAACcgttataataatacaatacCAATACATAGTGCTATGCAGACACGTCTAACTGATCCTATGAATATGCAAGGAATGAAAACTCATTTAGATACTACTGGGCTTGAAAATTATCGAAATTTAatgaattataataatactcAACATAGTGTTCAAGCTAATCAAATGccatataatatagaagGGTACAATGATAATAGtattaataacaataatggTGAGGTTATGTATATGAATCCAAATACTTCTGACATGTTTCCTACCGattatattaacaatttACCAGGCCCAGATACAGAAACAATGCTATATTCAAATAGTTTTAATTTTCCCAACACAGATTATAACACAAGtatgcataataataacaattatTATGGAAATTCGCAATATCCTATGCCTATATTcgaaaatatgaataaccCCAAAATGTATATGCAACATATGAATCAAAACCAAAACATAGATTCTGCAATGCCTAAAATAGGACATGCATGTAGCATTAGAAAAATGCCTACtgtaaataaaagaagaagtaaacaaaaaaaattatttccttgttgttaaaaataaaatttattttggtcattttttattgtatgATCATGAAAGGAATGACAAACAGTAGTTTATCATTCATGAGAATTTTGTGTCTATGTTTGTATTACTCATATtaagaattattatttcctttcattgttaaaaaaaatttaattccAATGTGTATTTGCCTTAGCATTGTTTTACTTCATTCTGCCCCGTCTGTCCATATTGTGTCTATTATAGTTCATACTAcatattatacataatattttggctggtattatatatatatgcatatatccATTTTGTACTCCCtttttaacataaaaaaggaattgatcaaattaaacataaaaaaatgtgcacactttatattttagaaaatggtctttcattataatattttttttaaactcGCAATTAATTGCTTGGCCGGAATATCCTCctacattttatttctctATTCATGTGCTATACgaatagaaatatataggAAATGTCTTATCTTAtccatttataaaataaaactatatatatattatgatgCAATATCtagttatatatgtacatatatatatatatatattagtagcttttatatatgcccatatatgtattttgtTGCGCAAGAAAATAGAAAAGGCATATGTTTCGAGTAATAAAATTAGTAATTATAGGAAATACCactattttatcataatatattagaaatctttatattgaataaatattatggtTTCAGTTTTATAGTTTATGCCGTTGTAGAAAACGAGtttcatatttaaataaaatgaaaatattgaattataaaaagggaaaataaaaaataaataaatatgctaGTAATAAATGAGTAAATATGCTAAAATAAATGAGTAAATGTCCTAgtaatgaataaataaatatgctagtaatgaataataaccgaatgaataataaaataaggaCGGCAAAATTTAATCAATCATAAAAtgctataaaaaaaatttcatcatatttataaaataataggTGATTGATTTATTCCTTctaatttttcttatttcttcatacattttttaataattaattttgttgggtcatttcaattttttgtgattatttttattttttaaaattttaaacattttttaaaaattgtaagtttttttttttaactctATAGtttgattttataaaaaggcgtacaaaaataattatcagatttaaacatttatatatgtataatgcAAATATGTATTCCTATCTATATGAATTGTGCTAGTATAAATGAGTAAATAAGCTATATTGATATTTTCTCGTTCTGGGGTTTATCTGTTtaaatagtatatatatgcgtgtacatatatatagttttcCACAATTCTTTTATCATTCCCTTCATGCGTGGAATACAAGTTGTTCTGTTTCGAGAAATAAAATGgtgatatataataaataaaatttataaagtgtgaagaaaatatggatatatatatgcacacatatttatgaatattgTAATAACGAAAAACATTAAACCTAGACGAAATGaattatgaaatatttaatagtAGGTAAAGAAGCTgttggaaaaaatatccaaacgaaaaaaagagaatttttatatttttttaggaTAAACAGATTTAGTAGTACAGAGTTTATTAAGAATGATAGTATATTTGATTTGatagcaaaaaaaaaaaaaaataataatatagaatgggacaataaatttataaaaaatggagaagaaaacatattttgtaaaaatgaaaaaagaaaaaatatagagtGTGATATAAACAACATTGGAAAAGCCAAACAAGAAAGAGACagtataattaaaaaagggaTAAATAGTTTAGAACATTCTGATaatgatatttataataataagttgtatattttaagatatgcaaaacatttaaatgaaaatgatgatatatataaataccgatttattacaaaatatgtgattaaaaatataacaagaTATTATGacaatgaaatattatttatattaaaaatatttgcaaaaaaaaaatataaaaatctaatttttttacaatgcACAAGTGAATACTTTTATTGGTTAtgtaaattaaataaaggtaataaaaaaaatatatcgtactatttatattattgttctattttaaattatataccaactttaaaatatgtagaagaatatataaagatatttgattgttttatatatttcatgaATTTAAATAACCAAACTAAACAGATAAAATCCAACAATTCACACATTTACCTTAACTCGTATATCAAACATATTTCATCAACTACTACACAATCGTTATATGGAAAGTTTATTGAAGAAGAAACAGACTATTATCATAAAgatgtaaaatatattatatatcttgtatattttttaaataaagcaaatataaaaaatgaagtaTATAATAGATTATTGGACATGTGTTGTTATTATGCTGGTCATTTGacattaaataaaagttttttattattaaatgtagttattgtaaatatagaaaataatatatataacttttcaaatttaattaaaaatatccataaaaatatagaaagaCATATAAATGCAATGGATcaatcatattttataaaatatataaatatattattatataataacataaaaatagaaaatagtttttttttatttattaaaaagtatattGAAAAACATCAAACAGATTTATCAGAAAAATCCATACTAgctattttaaaaataaaaaaaaaaaaaaattttaaagatacaactattttaaaaaatattttaactattgttattaaatctttttatcaatataCTTATgacaatatattatacatcCTAAAAGTATTAAcctttttcaaatattttgataaagcattttttaaatttatttttgacaaatatattcaaataaattatttaagtCACTATCAAAGACAAAATGtgtatacaaatatttcgCAAAATCAATCTAGTACATATATTAGTTCGGAAAAATCATATTcacaaataaatgataaaattaatttaatatttgatCATAAAAGTGAAAACAATTTCTTCAAATCAAATGGCCcaaatcaaaatataaattcacCAAATATAGAATATGATCAATTAAGACACATTTACACAAATTTTCaagaattaaaacaaaatgaaaaaacaaaaaataaaaagataaaCAACTTGTCACATTTACCATTACATTTAGATATACAAGAAACaaaactaaaaataaatcctTTAAATATTGTCAATAATGAAATAGTGAGTTacaataaaatgaaaaaccctatattatttaatctTGAATATATAGACATGTATATAAccttatttatatatatgggtGTATCTTATTATCGTGAtgttattaaattaaatgaattgTCTCGAAGAATAAAGTTCTATTTGATTTACACACAAATaccaaaatataatagtctattaaaaaaaaatgatataccagttttaaaaaaaaaaaaaaatcaatatattggtttttttcaaattatcgataaaattaaagaacATGAAAATTCAAATTTAAAGTTTGTAGACAAAACAAAAGGATCGATTTCATTTCCTATTATACATAATGAAAAGAATACTAAACAACGTTGTCAATTTTCTAAAACTGTCaacaaatatttgaaacattata
Proteins encoded in this region:
- a CDS encoding oxysterol-binding protein, putative, which produces MLGGKYLNLKLFSEKKNALTSISSENNIQKNNKTHFENMGTNDNINQDQRKIYSRDKRIIHEGWLNKWTNIIGNYRPRYFVLENGILRYSIDKYLPTKETFVLSHCKIRVCPGDPLHFEIDTIEQGILYLKANFPEDKHKWYISFKRAQLNYSQGSYAHNKKQNYTHLNNLNASTNSEFLKNIIKNTNEYMKKQSISYVLKNNEYTNSPNLALRNEKVKKTQSATGILGTTNEEVINDTISDKSNRNDVNFCEDKIETKGQLIQEHASDICIPNYEIQEIKIDKEKENIGGKIRNKMKNKIKNIEELFINSTDFEDKNPTLCLMENIVTLREIIRDLIEYSEYDKAKLILNKIKSENNLKVNDDDISILLYKLYSSIEYIDIVVEKYINCSEILLKEENMQSKVMNKSLKLLAKENYFLEKSKDIQKNINNSKEKEEKKKIQTLFFGNNQETEDEIEQSDDKDLFFDCDDDDSYNGEENGIINTYMQTTICKHDNNNNNSNSSSNNSNNDSNNDNGNSNNNSNNDNDIADSSVNLENTNMEKIAIEDNQIYENIKNHKENGDNEEKKETICYGNRKSINRIEIEKEIPIQHDNDKNKQFEAKNKDKLISKIEECYSIDKCENNKMKNCMSSSDGESDDTNMLINMCNRKNKKSLNFRNIDIYTDKSIKRRIKLPSPRTDIKISMWSLLKDCIGKDLSRIGMPIYLNEPSSFLQRLAEDFQYIYLLKHASNQIESTSRLAFVAAFTISPYASVIGRTFKPFNPLLGETYELTHRNFYFLSEQVVHHPPITAYHCHNEYMENFASIIVNVQILGKSVEVITPGYSHLLLRFKKNNLGSTSDVATTKSSSLTDNKIIDKTSGKKTNQHINIDKKNNNYYYENKQIDSKTIRKKESSNNLFPVDIEENQNENTFNFNIHNNNKEVAKEKNEKIEKYETEHYTYQRANMIIHNIIFGKIWVELYGNILIRNHNNGDFSIVSYLKKGWFDNEIHKIRGIVCDRFKNVIFFIYGKWSQEIYIAYVKNLKKENYDTCFFNEDGTENSHYFNRNNLNEFINNFDWKFYEDNINNLNAICVWKAQEKPKNNELYYGFNNMTMELNEISPEYDRSKGASIACTDSRFRPDQRNYENGNIEIAMNEKHRLENKQRINAKKFTKNNPYKPKWFTKNKDPIYKDKEIYLFNNTYWETKKNRKFPDTPDIF